A portion of the Vanessa atalanta chromosome 14, ilVanAtal1.2, whole genome shotgun sequence genome contains these proteins:
- the LOC125068641 gene encoding echinoderm microtubule-associated protein-like 2 isoform X3 — MSFTPITHTCQYNEEDGTVRMFIRGRPVILYAPSDHDNLDLSKVAPPPHNKLKLEWVYGYRGKDCRNNLYLLPTGEIVYFVAAVVVLFNVDEQCQRHYTGHTDDVKCLAVHPNKLIIATGQCAGHDRLDARPHVRVWNSVSLATLAVVGAGSLERAAAGVAFSRADGGALLACVDDGPDHVISVWEWQRGDKGHCLAETKCSVDTVVAVEFHPLDRNQIVTCGKGHIAFWTLDASNVLYKRMGIFETRDKPKYVTCLAFNHNGDVISGDSNGNLIVWGRGTNTVHKLVRGVHEGAVFSLCSLKDGGLVSGGGKDGRLVLFDADLSATGTENVIEGHYGGVRVVTEGRGRQLFVGTTRNCILHGDLQLGFVPAVLGHVDEVWGLAAHPSLPQFASAGWDRLLQLWDALSHSTVWSKDIEERAQCCAWSRDGGALAVGCVSGRWLVYHPQTRELLAQHQDGTEPIQTIEYSPNNQLVAIGSRDNFIYVYQVDDDGARYSRLGKCLGHSSFITHLDWSEDSQYIRSNSGDYEVLFWNATTCRQIPSGAALRDVPWASAHCPLAFPCVGVWPEGADGTDINSCTRTQDGRLAATGDDFGKVKLYAYPVTQPKSLCAAYGGHSSHVTCVRFLPDDTRLLSAGGHDAALLQWLVD; from the exons ATGTCGTTCACCCCGAT CACACACACCTGTCAGTACAATGAAGAAGATGGCACCGTGAGAATGTTCATCAGGGGTCGGCCGGTGATTCTGTACGCACCCAGCGACCACGACAACTTGGACCTGTCGAAGGTGGCGCCACCCCCACACAACAAGCTCAAGTTGGAATGGGTGTATGGATATAG AGGAAAAGACTGCCGCAACAACCTTTATCTACTACCGACGGGAGAAATAGTTTACTTCGTGGCAGCGGTAGTGGTACTGTTCAACGTGGACGAGCAATGTCAGAGGCACTACACCGGCCATACGGACGACGTCAAATGCCTCGCTGTACACCCCAACAAGCTAATTATCGCCACAGGACAGTGCGCTGGCCATGATCGACTCGACGCTAGG CCGCACGTGCGCGTGTGGAACTCGGTGTCGCTGGCCACGCTGGCCGTGGTGGGCGCGGGCTCGCTGGAGCGCGCGGCGGCCGGCGTGGCCTTCTCGCGCGCGGACGGCGGCGCGCTGCTGGCCTGCGTGGACGACGGGCCCGACCACGTCATCTCCGTGTGGGAGTGGCAGCGCGGCGACAAGGGCCACTGCCTGGCCGAGACCAAG TGCTCAGTGGATACAGTGGTGGCAGTGGAGTTCCATCCACTCGATCGAAACCAAATCGTCACCTGCGGAAAAGGTCACATTGCCTTCTGGACGCTCGACGCTTCCAACGTTCTTTACAAGAGAATGGGAATCTTCGAGACTCGAGACAAGCCGAAATACGTCACTTGCCTTGCATTCAATCATAATG GTGACGTGATCTCCGGCGACTCCAACGGCAACCTGATCGTGTGGGGGCGCGGCACCAACACGGTGCACAAGCTGGTGCGCGGCGTGCACGAGGGCGCCGTGTTCTCGCTGTGCAGCCTCAAGGACGGCGGCCTCGTGTCGGGGGGGGGCAAGGACGGCCGCCTCGTGCTGTTCGACGCCGACCTCAGCGCCACGGGGACGGAGAACGTG ATCGAGGGCCACTACGGCGGCGTGCGCGTGGTGACGGAGGGTCGCGGTCGGCAGCTGTTCGTGGGCACCACCCGCAACTGCATCCTGCACGGAGACTTGCAGCTCGGCTTCGTGCCCGCCGTGCTGG gcCACGTGGACGAGGTGTGGGGGCTGGCGGCGCACCCGTCGCTGCCGCAGTTCGCGTCGGCGGGCTGGGACCGCCTGCTGCAGCTGTGGGACGCGCTCAGCCACTCCACCGTCTGGAGCAAGGACATCGAG GAGCGCGCGCAGTGCTGCGCGTGGTCGCGCGACGGCGGCGCGCTGGCGGTGGGCTGCGTGTCAGGGCGCTGGCTGGTGTACCACCCGCAGACCCGGGAGCTGCTGGCTCAGCACCAGGACGG CACGGAACCGATTCAAACCATCGAGTACTCGCCCAACAACCAGCTGGTGGCGATCGGCTCGCGAGACAACTTCATCTACGTGTACCAGGTGGACGACGACGGAGCGCGGTACTCCAGGCTCGGGAAGTGCCTG GGCCACTCGAGTTTCATCACCCACTTGGATTGGTCAGAAGACAGTCAATACATCAGGAGTAATTCGGGAGATTATGAAGTGCTATTTT GGAACGCGACGACGTGCCGCCAGATCCCGTCGGGCGCGGCGCTGCGCGACGTCCCGTGGGCCTCGGCGCACTGCCCGCTCGCCTTCCCCTGCGTGGGCGTGTGGCCCGAGGGCGCCGACGGCACCGACATCAACTCCTGCACCAG AACCCAGGACGGACGCCTGGCGGCCACGGGGGACGACTTTGGCAAAGTGAAATTATACGCCTATCCGGTTACGCAGCCTAAG TCGCTGTGCGCGGCGTACGGCGGGCACTCGTCGCACGTGACGTGCGTGCGCTTCCTGCCCGACGACACGCGCCTGCTGTCGGCCGGCGGACACGACGCCGCGCTGCTGCAGTGGCTCGTCGACTAg
- the LOC125068641 gene encoding echinoderm microtubule-associated protein-like 2 isoform X1 has product MMRLEASEKQHRYHNLLDDDHANEMLESEGAGLAARVAELEVRCSRQAEELLCLRSTLADALRRLNALEGRAPTTSNVQRNGGGTYTERTTGTPTRELRIRQPSYRESVKRTSSYGSSASSLSQRRGPQHQSTGSLQSDSPASSSSLSPAPSPSPRATPAPLTPHPVQPYRSRNNSTSGNQSPSPATNNLTKRWNSTGDFNAQGLLPSTRFTTTKSLLNLYSKPSQNGPILKHGTHTCQYNEEDGTVRMFIRGRPVILYAPSDHDNLDLSKVAPPPHNKLKLEWVYGYRGKDCRNNLYLLPTGEIVYFVAAVVVLFNVDEQCQRHYTGHTDDVKCLAVHPNKLIIATGQCAGHDRLDARPHVRVWNSVSLATLAVVGAGSLERAAAGVAFSRADGGALLACVDDGPDHVISVWEWQRGDKGHCLAETKCSVDTVVAVEFHPLDRNQIVTCGKGHIAFWTLDASNVLYKRMGIFETRDKPKYVTCLAFNHNGDVISGDSNGNLIVWGRGTNTVHKLVRGVHEGAVFSLCSLKDGGLVSGGGKDGRLVLFDADLSATGTENVIEGHYGGVRVVTEGRGRQLFVGTTRNCILHGDLQLGFVPAVLGHVDEVWGLAAHPSLPQFASAGWDRLLQLWDALSHSTVWSKDIEERAQCCAWSRDGGALAVGCVSGRWLVYHPQTRELLAQHQDGTEPIQTIEYSPNNQLVAIGSRDNFIYVYQVDDDGARYSRLGKCLGHSSFITHLDWSEDSQYIRSNSGDYEVLFWNATTCRQIPSGAALRDVPWASAHCPLAFPCVGVWPEGADGTDINSCTRTQDGRLAATGDDFGKVKLYAYPVTQPKSLCAAYGGHSSHVTCVRFLPDDTRLLSAGGHDAALLQWLVD; this is encoded by the exons ATGAAATGCTAGAAAGCGAGGGCGCAGGCCTGGCGGCACGAGTGGCTGAACTCGAAGTGAGATGTTCAAGACAAGCAGAGGAGCTCCTCTGTCTGAGGTCGACCCTAGCAGATGCGCTCCGGAGACTCAACGCGCTTGAAGGTCGAGCTCCAACTACATCTAATGTCCAAAGAAATGGAGGAGGAACGTACACAG AGCGCACAACAGGGACACCGACCCGCGAGCTGAGAATAAGGCAGCCATCCTACAGAGAGAGCGTCAAACGAACTTCCAGCTACGGTTCCAGTGCTTCATCTCTTTCACaaag acgcGGTCCACAACACCAATCGACGGGCTCGCTCCAGTCAGACTCGCCAGCGTCGTCTTCCTCCCTCTCCCCGGCACCCTCGCCCTCCCCCCGTGCGACGCCAGCGCCCCTCACTCCACACCCAGTGCAACCGTACAG ATCGCGCAATAATTCAACCTCCGGCAACCAGAGTCCGTCACCAGCTACCAACAATCTCACGAAACGGTGGAATTCAACGGGAGATTTCAACGCACAGGGCCTTTTGCCCAGTACGAG GTTTACGACAACCAAATcgttgcttaatttatattctaagcCGTCTCAAAATGGGCCTATATTGAAACATGG CACACACACCTGTCAGTACAATGAAGAAGATGGCACCGTGAGAATGTTCATCAGGGGTCGGCCGGTGATTCTGTACGCACCCAGCGACCACGACAACTTGGACCTGTCGAAGGTGGCGCCACCCCCACACAACAAGCTCAAGTTGGAATGGGTGTATGGATATAG AGGAAAAGACTGCCGCAACAACCTTTATCTACTACCGACGGGAGAAATAGTTTACTTCGTGGCAGCGGTAGTGGTACTGTTCAACGTGGACGAGCAATGTCAGAGGCACTACACCGGCCATACGGACGACGTCAAATGCCTCGCTGTACACCCCAACAAGCTAATTATCGCCACAGGACAGTGCGCTGGCCATGATCGACTCGACGCTAGG CCGCACGTGCGCGTGTGGAACTCGGTGTCGCTGGCCACGCTGGCCGTGGTGGGCGCGGGCTCGCTGGAGCGCGCGGCGGCCGGCGTGGCCTTCTCGCGCGCGGACGGCGGCGCGCTGCTGGCCTGCGTGGACGACGGGCCCGACCACGTCATCTCCGTGTGGGAGTGGCAGCGCGGCGACAAGGGCCACTGCCTGGCCGAGACCAAG TGCTCAGTGGATACAGTGGTGGCAGTGGAGTTCCATCCACTCGATCGAAACCAAATCGTCACCTGCGGAAAAGGTCACATTGCCTTCTGGACGCTCGACGCTTCCAACGTTCTTTACAAGAGAATGGGAATCTTCGAGACTCGAGACAAGCCGAAATACGTCACTTGCCTTGCATTCAATCATAATG GTGACGTGATCTCCGGCGACTCCAACGGCAACCTGATCGTGTGGGGGCGCGGCACCAACACGGTGCACAAGCTGGTGCGCGGCGTGCACGAGGGCGCCGTGTTCTCGCTGTGCAGCCTCAAGGACGGCGGCCTCGTGTCGGGGGGGGGCAAGGACGGCCGCCTCGTGCTGTTCGACGCCGACCTCAGCGCCACGGGGACGGAGAACGTG ATCGAGGGCCACTACGGCGGCGTGCGCGTGGTGACGGAGGGTCGCGGTCGGCAGCTGTTCGTGGGCACCACCCGCAACTGCATCCTGCACGGAGACTTGCAGCTCGGCTTCGTGCCCGCCGTGCTGG gcCACGTGGACGAGGTGTGGGGGCTGGCGGCGCACCCGTCGCTGCCGCAGTTCGCGTCGGCGGGCTGGGACCGCCTGCTGCAGCTGTGGGACGCGCTCAGCCACTCCACCGTCTGGAGCAAGGACATCGAG GAGCGCGCGCAGTGCTGCGCGTGGTCGCGCGACGGCGGCGCGCTGGCGGTGGGCTGCGTGTCAGGGCGCTGGCTGGTGTACCACCCGCAGACCCGGGAGCTGCTGGCTCAGCACCAGGACGG CACGGAACCGATTCAAACCATCGAGTACTCGCCCAACAACCAGCTGGTGGCGATCGGCTCGCGAGACAACTTCATCTACGTGTACCAGGTGGACGACGACGGAGCGCGGTACTCCAGGCTCGGGAAGTGCCTG GGCCACTCGAGTTTCATCACCCACTTGGATTGGTCAGAAGACAGTCAATACATCAGGAGTAATTCGGGAGATTATGAAGTGCTATTTT GGAACGCGACGACGTGCCGCCAGATCCCGTCGGGCGCGGCGCTGCGCGACGTCCCGTGGGCCTCGGCGCACTGCCCGCTCGCCTTCCCCTGCGTGGGCGTGTGGCCCGAGGGCGCCGACGGCACCGACATCAACTCCTGCACCAG AACCCAGGACGGACGCCTGGCGGCCACGGGGGACGACTTTGGCAAAGTGAAATTATACGCCTATCCGGTTACGCAGCCTAAG TCGCTGTGCGCGGCGTACGGCGGGCACTCGTCGCACGTGACGTGCGTGCGCTTCCTGCCCGACGACACGCGCCTGCTGTCGGCCGGCGGACACGACGCCGCGCTGCTGCAGTGGCTCGTCGACTAg
- the LOC125068641 gene encoding echinoderm microtubule-associated protein-like 2 isoform X2: protein MMRLEASEKQHRYHNLLDDDHANEMLESEGAGLAARVAELEVRCSRQAEELLCLRSTLADALRRLNALEGRAPTTSNVQRNGGGTYTERTTGTPTRELRIRQPSYRESVKRTSSYGSSASSLSQRRGPQHQSTGSLQSDSPASSSSLSPAPSPSPRATPAPLTPHPVQPYRSRNNSTSGNQSPSPATNNLTKRWNSTGDFNAQGLLPSTRFTTTKSLLNLYSKPSQNGPILKHGTHTCQYNEEDGTVRMFIRGRPVILYAPSDHDNLDLSKVAPPPHNKLKLEWVYGYRGKDCRNNLYLLPTGEIVYFVAAVVVLFNVDEQCQRHYTGHTDDVKCLAVHPNKLIIATGQCAGHDRLDARPHVRVWNSVAFSRADGGALLACVDDGPDHVISVWEWQRGDKGHCLAETKCSVDTVVAVEFHPLDRNQIVTCGKGHIAFWTLDASNVLYKRMGIFETRDKPKYVTCLAFNHNGDVISGDSNGNLIVWGRGTNTVHKLVRGVHEGAVFSLCSLKDGGLVSGGGKDGRLVLFDADLSATGTENVIEGHYGGVRVVTEGRGRQLFVGTTRNCILHGDLQLGFVPAVLGHVDEVWGLAAHPSLPQFASAGWDRLLQLWDALSHSTVWSKDIEERAQCCAWSRDGGALAVGCVSGRWLVYHPQTRELLAQHQDGTEPIQTIEYSPNNQLVAIGSRDNFIYVYQVDDDGARYSRLGKCLGHSSFITHLDWSEDSQYIRSNSGDYEVLFWNATTCRQIPSGAALRDVPWASAHCPLAFPCVGVWPEGADGTDINSCTRTQDGRLAATGDDFGKVKLYAYPVTQPKSLCAAYGGHSSHVTCVRFLPDDTRLLSAGGHDAALLQWLVD, encoded by the exons ATGAAATGCTAGAAAGCGAGGGCGCAGGCCTGGCGGCACGAGTGGCTGAACTCGAAGTGAGATGTTCAAGACAAGCAGAGGAGCTCCTCTGTCTGAGGTCGACCCTAGCAGATGCGCTCCGGAGACTCAACGCGCTTGAAGGTCGAGCTCCAACTACATCTAATGTCCAAAGAAATGGAGGAGGAACGTACACAG AGCGCACAACAGGGACACCGACCCGCGAGCTGAGAATAAGGCAGCCATCCTACAGAGAGAGCGTCAAACGAACTTCCAGCTACGGTTCCAGTGCTTCATCTCTTTCACaaag acgcGGTCCACAACACCAATCGACGGGCTCGCTCCAGTCAGACTCGCCAGCGTCGTCTTCCTCCCTCTCCCCGGCACCCTCGCCCTCCCCCCGTGCGACGCCAGCGCCCCTCACTCCACACCCAGTGCAACCGTACAG ATCGCGCAATAATTCAACCTCCGGCAACCAGAGTCCGTCACCAGCTACCAACAATCTCACGAAACGGTGGAATTCAACGGGAGATTTCAACGCACAGGGCCTTTTGCCCAGTACGAG GTTTACGACAACCAAATcgttgcttaatttatattctaagcCGTCTCAAAATGGGCCTATATTGAAACATGG CACACACACCTGTCAGTACAATGAAGAAGATGGCACCGTGAGAATGTTCATCAGGGGTCGGCCGGTGATTCTGTACGCACCCAGCGACCACGACAACTTGGACCTGTCGAAGGTGGCGCCACCCCCACACAACAAGCTCAAGTTGGAATGGGTGTATGGATATAG AGGAAAAGACTGCCGCAACAACCTTTATCTACTACCGACGGGAGAAATAGTTTACTTCGTGGCAGCGGTAGTGGTACTGTTCAACGTGGACGAGCAATGTCAGAGGCACTACACCGGCCATACGGACGACGTCAAATGCCTCGCTGTACACCCCAACAAGCTAATTATCGCCACAGGACAGTGCGCTGGCCATGATCGACTCGACGCTAGG CCGCACGTGCGCGTGTGGAACTCG GTGGCCTTCTCGCGCGCGGACGGCGGCGCGCTGCTGGCCTGCGTGGACGACGGGCCCGACCACGTCATCTCCGTGTGGGAGTGGCAGCGCGGCGACAAGGGCCACTGCCTGGCCGAGACCAAG TGCTCAGTGGATACAGTGGTGGCAGTGGAGTTCCATCCACTCGATCGAAACCAAATCGTCACCTGCGGAAAAGGTCACATTGCCTTCTGGACGCTCGACGCTTCCAACGTTCTTTACAAGAGAATGGGAATCTTCGAGACTCGAGACAAGCCGAAATACGTCACTTGCCTTGCATTCAATCATAATG GTGACGTGATCTCCGGCGACTCCAACGGCAACCTGATCGTGTGGGGGCGCGGCACCAACACGGTGCACAAGCTGGTGCGCGGCGTGCACGAGGGCGCCGTGTTCTCGCTGTGCAGCCTCAAGGACGGCGGCCTCGTGTCGGGGGGGGGCAAGGACGGCCGCCTCGTGCTGTTCGACGCCGACCTCAGCGCCACGGGGACGGAGAACGTG ATCGAGGGCCACTACGGCGGCGTGCGCGTGGTGACGGAGGGTCGCGGTCGGCAGCTGTTCGTGGGCACCACCCGCAACTGCATCCTGCACGGAGACTTGCAGCTCGGCTTCGTGCCCGCCGTGCTGG gcCACGTGGACGAGGTGTGGGGGCTGGCGGCGCACCCGTCGCTGCCGCAGTTCGCGTCGGCGGGCTGGGACCGCCTGCTGCAGCTGTGGGACGCGCTCAGCCACTCCACCGTCTGGAGCAAGGACATCGAG GAGCGCGCGCAGTGCTGCGCGTGGTCGCGCGACGGCGGCGCGCTGGCGGTGGGCTGCGTGTCAGGGCGCTGGCTGGTGTACCACCCGCAGACCCGGGAGCTGCTGGCTCAGCACCAGGACGG CACGGAACCGATTCAAACCATCGAGTACTCGCCCAACAACCAGCTGGTGGCGATCGGCTCGCGAGACAACTTCATCTACGTGTACCAGGTGGACGACGACGGAGCGCGGTACTCCAGGCTCGGGAAGTGCCTG GGCCACTCGAGTTTCATCACCCACTTGGATTGGTCAGAAGACAGTCAATACATCAGGAGTAATTCGGGAGATTATGAAGTGCTATTTT GGAACGCGACGACGTGCCGCCAGATCCCGTCGGGCGCGGCGCTGCGCGACGTCCCGTGGGCCTCGGCGCACTGCCCGCTCGCCTTCCCCTGCGTGGGCGTGTGGCCCGAGGGCGCCGACGGCACCGACATCAACTCCTGCACCAG AACCCAGGACGGACGCCTGGCGGCCACGGGGGACGACTTTGGCAAAGTGAAATTATACGCCTATCCGGTTACGCAGCCTAAG TCGCTGTGCGCGGCGTACGGCGGGCACTCGTCGCACGTGACGTGCGTGCGCTTCCTGCCCGACGACACGCGCCTGCTGTCGGCCGGCGGACACGACGCCGCGCTGCTGCAGTGGCTCGTCGACTAg